Proteins from a genomic interval of Fusarium oxysporum Fo47 chromosome I, complete sequence:
- a CDS encoding glycosyl hydrolase family 43 protein: MRLYVSSLLVAGLMFGLGAATSARMPLDTRQEAAFNNPVLFQDLPDIDVFRVGSVYYYSTSTFAFSPGAPVLKSYDLVNWTPVTHSVVDVADFGEEYRLNGDNDRAYVKGIWASSMRYRESNDKFYWMGCIQSTGKTFLYTAPGNGAADNDGENDNWEWTLEGTIDQCFYDNGIFFDDDDTMYVTWGNRQLRVTQLSDDGLSVVRTETIYDSGDDLYLEGAHFYKTRGYYWVCPTKVASGQYILRSTEPFGTYEVREFWDNLSGPLSNAGYAHQGGMVDTPEGDWHYLAFMDAYPAGRIPVLAPITWSDDDWPSIVLDGNGGWGVTYPMPVKTNKTVPGVERLDDFSASTLHPEWEWNHSPDSEYFELRTDGLILKTASVVGDLLNARNTLTHRITGPRSVATWHLNITGLTQGDRAGAAIFRDESAYIGVHKDTNGTQIVFVNEINMNLQWQTVSRGTVAATGPSIDAHEIWLRVDADVTPAFGLSPVREAHFYYSLDGENWKQLGTFVLHNRWQWFTGFRFAVFNFATAELGGQITVKSFKNALT, translated from the coding sequence ATGCGATTGTACGTATCTTCATTGCTGGTAGCTGGTCTAATGTTCGGTCTCGGTGCCGCGACATCGGCCAGAATGCCCTTAGACACAAGACAGGAGGCAGCGTTCAACAATCCGGTCCTATTCCAGGATCTTCCAGACATAGACGTTTTCCGCGTTGGCTCTGTCTACTACTATTCGACATCTACCTTCGCCTTCTCTCCTGGGGCCCCTGTCCTGAAATCTTACGACTTGGTTAATTGGACACCCGTTACGCACAGCGTTGTCGATGTTGCGGATTTTGGAGAAGAATATAGACTCAATGGCGACAATGACCGCGCCTATGTCAAAGGTATTTGGGCGAGCTCAATGAGGTATCGCGAGTCTAACGACAAGTTCTACTGGATGGGCTGCATTCAGTCCACTGGCAAGACCTTCCTCTATACGGCTCCAGGTAATGGTGCCGCCGACAACGACGGTGAGAATGACAATTGGGAGTGGACTCTTGAAGGTACCATTGACCAGTGCTTCTACGATAATGGAATCTtcttcgatgatgatgataccaTGTACGTAACATGGGGCAATCGACAGCTCCGCGTTACTCAACTTTCCGACGATGGCTTGAGCGTCGTGCGTACCGAGACGATTTATGATAGTGGCGATGATTTGTATCTCGAAGGCGCCCATTTCTACAAAACCCGAGGCTATTACTGGGTATGTCCTACGAAAGTTGCCAGCGGCCAATACATCCTCCGCTCAACTGAGCCGTTCGGCACATACGAGGTCCGGGAGTTCTGGGATAACCTTTCTGGGCCACTCTCCAACGCCGGCTATGCTCACCAAGGCGGCATGGTGGACACTCCTGAAGGCGACTGGCATTACCTCGCCTTCATGGATGCATATCCCGCCGGCCGCATTCCTGTTCTTGCCCCCATCACATGGTCTGACGATGACTGGCCATCAATTGTACTCGATGGCAATGGCGGCTGGGGTGTGACCTATCCAATGCCCGTCAAGACAAACAAGACTGTTCCCGGTGTCGAACGTCTTGATGACTTTTCCGCCTCAACCTTGCATCCAGAGTGGGAGTGGAATCACAGCCCTGACTCGGAGTACTTCGAACTCAGAACAGACGGCTTGATTCTTAAGACTGCCTCTGTCGTTGGGGATCTCCTTAATGCACGAAACACTCTTACTCATCGCATCACAGGCCCGCGATCTGTAGCGACCTGGCACCTCAATATCACCGGTCTCACCCAAGGTGATCGCGCCGGTGCAGCCATATTCCGCGACGAATCCGCATATATAGGCGTGCACAAGGATACAAATGGCACCCAGATCGTCTTTGTGAACGAGATCAATATGAACCTGCAGTGGCAGACTGTCAGCAGAGGCACGGTCGCAGCAACAGGACCCTCCATAGACGCGCACGAGATCTGGCTTCGTGTAGATGCTGATGTGACCCCTGCTTTCGGTCTGTCTCCTGTGAGGGAAGCACATTTCTACTATAGCCTTGACGGAGAGAACTGGAAGCAGCTCGGCACATTTGTACTCCACAACAGGTGGCAGTGGTTCACGGGCTTCCGTTTCGCAGTGTTCAACTTTGCGACTGCTGAGTTGGGTGGTCAAATAACTGTTAAAAGTTTTAAAAATGCATTAACTTAA